Proteins encoded in a region of the Neodiprion lecontei isolate iyNeoLeco1 chromosome 5, iyNeoLeco1.1, whole genome shotgun sequence genome:
- the LOC124294623 gene encoding uncharacterized protein LOC124294623: protein MNESTTTTTASTSPTATVTGKKRKIRQDRWEQNRKKLKRNSGKSYASQSGNKIPRKKFRHTTDCCKKNCSSSFDYKRQREIFKTFWAMAEKPSQDTFLISCIQREEIKYVKTVTKRKNRSWSWKYSFKVDGQDKTVCKGFFLSLLQITESRMKTVLRFCKSGTTVATEKRGKQPNPAKISNVVWSLVKEHWSTFPNKKSHYGSSKTERKYFENPDLNVKKMFHAFQEYYFDKTGKQLSLKYPTYHRYFRENSDYSFRQRKTDVCDFCTECKIKLSANSSDPCKESFRLHEVKVAEYKVLRQQCTKNINDDTLTVEFDYAQNLPLPKLNVSAQFYKRLLWLYVFNTHCFNDGDSKFFCFLECDGGKNGNSVCSFLNDFLVKKLTENPELKKVVLLSDSCGGQNKNKTLVRYCAWLSVKMGVEINHIFPVRGHSYCQCDRNFGVYGTVLKKVETVENPIEYLEIMRTVRHKPKAFEAEMSAHLLKEWDKTLDSFFLKVPKAKGKKFTIQKYVKLSYKPTGTMSVYADYNGAPQNFNLFKLNAFVSKDTELALANPAPVGIKTAKKNDVLSLMPFVKPVNREWYKNVLRGTCNDNDSAETDEMDSD from the exons ATGAACGAATCTACAACAACTACAACAGCATCGACTAGCCCTACTGCTACAGTTAcggggaaaaagagaaaaattcgaCAAGATAGATGGGAACAAAATAGAAAGAAGCTTAAGCGTAACAGTGGTAAAAGTTACGCTTCTCAAAGTGGGAATAAAATAcctcgaaaaaaattcaggcacACTACCGACTGCTGCAAGAAAAACTGTTCGTCTTCTTTCGATTATAAACGTCagcgtgaaattttcaagactTTCTGGGCAATGGCTGAGAAACCGAGTCAGGACACTTTTTTAATCAGTTGTATAcaacgtgaagaaatcaaatacgTCAAAACCGTAACAAAACGGAAGAACAGATCTTGGTCTTGGAAATATTCTTTCAAAGTAGATGGCCAGGATAAAACTGTCTGTAAAGGATTTTTTCTGTCTCTTCTCCAAATAACTGAATCCAGAATGAAAACGGTGCTCCGATTTTGTAAATCAG GTACGACAGTTGCTACAGAAAAAAGGGGTAAGCAACCCAACCCTGCCAAAATTTCGAACGTGGTATGGAGTTTAGTGAAGGAGCATTGGTCGACTTTCCCGAACAAAAAATCGCATTATGGAAGCTCCAAAACTGAAAGAAAGTACTTCGAGAATCCAGActtaaacgtaaaaaaaatgtttcacgcATTCCAAGAATATTACTTTGATAAAACAGGGAAGCAGCTCTCACTAAAGTACCCAACGTACCATAGATATTTTCGGGAAAATAGTGATTACTCGTTTAGGCAACGTAAAACAGACGTCTGTGATTTTTGCACCGAATGTAAAATCAAACTATCGGCAAATTCATCAGATCCGTGTAAGGAATCGTTCCGTCTACATGAAGTAAAAGTTGCGGAATACAAGGTTTTGCGGCAACAGTGCACAAAGAATATTAACGATGATACTCTAACTGTTGAGTTCGACTACGCACAAAATCTTCCGCTTCCAAAACTGAACGTTAGCGCACAATTTTACAAGCGATTATTGTGGCTGTATGTTTTCAACACACACTGTTTTAATGACGGTgacagcaaatttttttgcttcttagAATGTGATGGTGGCAAGAACGGTAACTCTGTGTGTAgttttttgaacgattttctggtaaaaaaattgactgaaaatccagaattaaaaaaagtagTTCTTTTGTCTGACTCCTGTGGGGggcaaaataaaaacaagacTCTCGTACGATATTGTGCTTGGTTGTCGGTCAAAATGGGAgttgaaataaatcacatCTTTCCGGTGCGAGGTCATTCATACTGCCAATGCGATAGAAATTTCGGTGTTTACGgaactgttttaaaaaaagtagagaCCGTCGAAAATCCTATCGAGTATCTCGAAATAATGAGGACCGTAAGGCACAAACCAAAAGCTTTCGAAGCAGAGATGAGTGCCCACTTATTAAAAGAATGGGATAAAACTttggattcattttttctaaagGTTCCAAAAGCTAAGGGAAAGAAATTCACGATCCAAAAGTATGTGAAGTTATCATACAAGCCAACAGGCACCATGTCCGTTTACGCGGACTATAATGGCGCTCCGCAAAATTTCAACCTGTTCAAATTAAACGCTTTTGTAAGTAAAGATACCGAACTAGCATTAGCAAACCCGGCTCCTGTTGGAATTAAGACAgctaaaaaaaatgacgtgcTATCTTTAATGCCTTTTGTAAAACCGGTTAATAGGGAATGGTATAAAAATGTGCTGCGGGGTACCTGCAACGACAATGATTCGGCTGAAACAGACGAAATGGACTCTGATTGA
- the LOC124294794 gene encoding uncharacterized protein LOC124294794 — translation MTTLVFANSVNSNAISTHRDPNLLRSSSNQDSDSKMNNSVEVVFQDLDAKEEYTLQLSPNTALRAHNEASQAASNDGMLEYAQDALDEDEEMNENSAAANKENFRWSEPAIMLLLEEYRLREPSMSSGKTSHVKAWKEIAAVMKLKGHNVSGRQCMTRLNTMKRTYKAIKDHNGKSGNNRRTWKYYDAMESLIGQKPFMAPLATISSTAPQNDVESSSSSVASATNQVTRKRKASDAVDKLLEAREAAEEGKERRHKERMEMQTKMIHFLSQLVRKE, via the exons ATGACAACGTTAGTGTTTGCGAACTCTGTGAACTCGAACGCTATCAGTACTCATCGTGATCCTAACCTCCTTCGTTCATCGAGCAACCAGGATTCCGACAGCAAAATGAACAATTCCGTCGAAGTCGTTTTCCAAGATCTTGATGCTAAGGAAGAGTACACGTTGCAACTGTCACCGAACACTGCTCTAAGAGCACATAACG AGGCTTCTCAAGCTGCTTCAAATGATGGAATGCTCG AATATGCTCAGGATGCACTGGACGAAGACGAGGAAATGAATGAGAATTCTGCCGCTGCAAACAAGGAAA aCTTCAGATGGTCTGAACCAGCTATAATGTTGCTCCTGGAAGAGTATCGGCTCCGAGAACCTTCGATGTCTTCTGGCAAGACGAGTCACGTCAAAGCCTGGAAGGAAATCGCAGCGGTAATGAAGCTGAAAGGCCATAACGTGTCAGGCAGACAATGCATGACAAGATTGAATACAATGAAGCGGACGTACAAGGCCATCAAAGATCACAACGGCAAATCAGGCAATAACAGGCGCACATGGAAGTATTATGAC GCAATGGAAAGTCTGATTGGGCAAAAACCGTTCATGGCTCCGCTGGCGACTATTTCCTCAACCGCACCTCAGAATGATGTCGAGAGTAGTAGCTCATCAGTTGCCAGTGCAACTAACCAAGTTACTc GCAAACGTAAAGCATCCGACGCAGTGGACAAACTTCTAGAAGCTCGCGAAGCAGCtgaagaaggaaaagagagGAGACACAAAGAAAGGATGGAAATGCAAACAAAAATGATACATTTTCTCAGTCAACTTGTAaggaaggaataa